One Enterobacter asburiae genomic window, CGGGACGGCGCACAATCGCTATCGCCAGCCCGGCAATCACCACCGTCAGCCCCGTTGAAACCCACATTGCACCCGCGATCCCCAGCGTTTTATTCAGCCACGCATAGGCAAACGGTGAGGCTGCCGCCATCAGCTGGCCGGGGATCAGCAGCATGCCGGTGCGGCGGGCATAGCTTTCGGTGCTAAACAGCTCCAGCGGCAGGGTGGCTTTCACGATGGTGACCAGCCCGTTGATGGCGCCATAGCCCAGCACAAAACCGGCCGCGCACCAGACAAACAGGGAACTGCTTAGCCCAACCAGAAAGCAGAGCGGCATGGCGAGCGCGGTAAAAAGCGTGAGTTTGAAGGGGGTTAAGCGGGCACCCGCCAGCACTTCCAGCGAGCGAGCCCCCGTCTGACCGATCCCCCACAGCATGCCGATGGCGACCGGCAGGCCGAAGTGGGCAATAAACTCCGGCAGATGGGTGGACGTGCCGTTAGAGACAAAGGTGATGAGGGCAATGAAGGCGGCATAAAGCCAGCCGTTACGCCGCTCGTTGTTCAGCGGCGGCGCGGTGACCTTTGTCGTCACCGTCAGCCGCTGCCGGGGAAGCGTTCTTATCAGCGCCGCGCTCAGCAGGCCGAAGAGAGCATAGACGCGCAGCGCCTCCTGCCAGCTCATCATCTGAAGCAGGGCATCGCCCAGCGGCCAGAAGACGGCGGAGGCCAGCCCGCCCGCCAGCGTGACGCGTGAGATTGTTCTTCGCGCCTGCTGCCCGTAGAGGTTCACCAGCGCGGCGAACAGCGCATCGTACAATGACAGGCGCATCCCGACGCCGCACAGTAGCCAGGCGCAGTACCAGCCAAAAAGCGTCTGGGTATACGCCATCCCTGCGCAGCTTGCGGCGATCAGCAACGTTCCGCTCATCACCACCGTCTGACCGCCAAAGCGTGCCAGCAGGCGGGCAACAAACGGGGACACCGCCGCCATCACCAGCATCGCCAGCGTCAGGCCGAGGTAAATCTGCGGGGATGACCATCCCCGGTCGGCTGCAATGGCCAGCGCAAAGGTGCCGGGCATATAAAACGAGATCCCCCAGTTGATGAGTTGATTACATCCCGCCGTGAAGGCGAGGCGGCGAGGCAGGGCAGGTGTTTCCATTATTTTTCATTCCGCTATGCAGTTGTCCTGAGCATAACTCGCGCGGTATTGTGCTGGCAGGGCAGCAACCTTATGCGCGGTATAAGAGAAACTTTGAATGACGACGCTTAATCTGGGCTATCTCGCCACGTTCCGTCTGGTGATCCAGCGCGGCAGCTTTTCAGCGGCAGCGGATGTGCTGGGCATTTCCCAGCCCGCCGTCAGCCTGCAAATACGCCAGCTGGAGCAGTTTCTGCAAACGCGGCTGGTGGAGCGGACCGGGCGGGGGATTAAGGCTACGGCTGCCGGACAGGCTTTGCTGGCGCACGGGGAGCGTATTCAGCAGGCGGTGGATGACGCTATCCGGTCCGTGAGCGCCTTCAGCCACGATGTGAGCGGCACTATTACGCTGGGAACGGGGGCAACGGCCTGCATCCATCTTCTGCCGCCGCTGCTGGAGAAGCTGCGCCGCGACTATCCGCTCCTGAGCGTGGGGGTGACGACGGGCAACACCCTCGACATCGTCAGGGCCATCGAAGAGAACCGTCTCGATATGGGGCTGGTGACGCTGCCGGTGAGCGGCAGAGCGCTGGACGTCATGCCGGTGATGGACGAAGAGTTTGTCTTTATCGCGTCGCGGGAGCAGCAGGAGGCTTTCAGGGCGTTCACCCCGGAGGCGCTGCACGCTCAGCCGCTGATTGCCTTTGAATCAGGCAGCGGTACCCGGGCGCTGATCGACGGCTGGTTTGCAGCCAGTGGATTAGCGATCGCGCCGGCGATGCAGCTTGGCAGCATCGAGGCGATAAAACGCATGGTTCGCGCGGGGCTGGGCTACAGTATTGTGCCGCGAATGGCGGTCAAACAGGATGTCGATCGCGAAGGGCTATGCGTGATGTCGCTTACGCCCGTGCTGCAGCGGCAGCTGGCGGTGGTGATGCGGCAGGATAAAATCCTCAGCAAAGGGATAGCAGGCATTATTCGGATAGTGCAAAACCATCCGGCGGCCTAGCGGTCAGCGGTGTCGACGGTCAGGCTGGACTGCTGCGACTGGGTTTTGTCCTGATGGTGATACCAGGCGCCAATCGAAGAGTAAACGAAGCGGCCAAAGAAAAACAGGAAGCTGATGAGCAGTATGATGCGGGTCATTCGGGTGTTAAATTGATGTCGTTTGCGCATACGCGTGACCTGACTCACTCTGTTTATCCTGGATAAGCCCTTTTGGGCGATAGGGACATTAAGGCACAGCGGGAAGATGGGGTCAATTCTGCAGTGTGTAAATAACCGTCAATGTTTACATTAATTAATGTTATTGAAATTAATTAATGCATTTACCATATTGATAATATGAAGAAAATGATTTCAAAAAAAACGCCGCAAAAAGATATTTGCGTAAATTAGTTTGATTTAAGTCAACGGGTTCCCGGCCCTGATATTTAAAATCCTTCCTCCACACTGTTCGCCCCGCACGCCGCCGGGCGGCGCGTACGTCAGGTTGGATGCCTGTCTTTATTTTCCCTCTGGAGAGAAAGGGGTTTAACCGGGCATCTATGAACATTCTCGCTTTCCTGAAAAAAAATGAAAACCGCTGGTGGGCACTGCCGCTTATTTTGCCTGTGGTTTTACTTCCCGTACTGAGCATTGCGAATACGTTCACGCAGTTGGGCGATGGCATTGTGGCACTCTATTATTTACCCCTCTCATTTTTGCTTTCGCTGATGATGTTCTTTGGGCTGGAAGCGCTGCCCGGGATCGTATTGTCGCTGTTTATCCGCTACTACCCCTCGGTCGGGATGTTCGAAACGGTCGCCGGCGTACTCCATTTTATCGTCCCTTTAGTGCTCAGTTGGGGCGGCTACCGGGTGTTTGCGCCCAGACGGAACATGACCGCGTACGGCGACATCCGGCTGATGGCGCAGCGCATCTTCTGGCAGGCCTTCTGCCCCGCGACGCTGTTTCTGGTGCTGTTTCAGTTTGCGGTGTATTTAGGCGTGTATGAGAGCCGGCAGAGCCTGGCGGGATTAAACCCCCTCAATATTCGCACGCTCATCAACTATCAGACGCTGCTGGTGAGCGGGCTGACGGGCGTGCCGCTGAGCTATCTGCTGATCCGCCTGATTCGTCATCCGCGCTATCTCAAAAGCCTTATCTCGCAGATCCGTTCCCAGATAGACAAAAAGGTGACGATCGTTGAGTTTCTGGTGTGGGCTATCGCGCTTGGCGGGCTGCTTTCGCTGCTGCTGCTCCCGATGAATGAAAACAGCTCCATTTTTACCACTAACTACACCCTGTCGCTGCTGATGCCGGTGATGCTCTGGGGCGCGATGCGCTTTGGCTATAAGCTGGTGTCGCTGATCTGGATACCGGTACTGCTGGTGTCTATTCACTATTTTTACCGCTATATCCCGGTGAACCAGGGGTACGACATTCAGCTGGCGATCACCTCTTCCAGTTACCTGGTCTTCTCGTTTGTGGTGATTTATATGTCGATGCTGGCGACCCGGCAGCGCGCGGTGAACAAACGCTCCCGCAGGCTGGCGCTGCTCGACCCGGTCGTCCATATGCCTAACCTGCGGGCGCTGTCGCGCGAACTGGCGAAAAACCCGTGGTCGGCGCTCTGCCTGCTGCGCATCCCGGAGCTGGAAATTCTGGGCCGAAATTACGGCGTGTTGCTGCGCATTCAGTACAAACAGCAGCTGGCGCAGTGGGTGAATGGCACGCTCCAGCCCAATGAGCAGGTCTATCACCTGACCGGGTACGATATGGCGGTGCGGCTCAACGCGGAATCGCACCAGCAGCGGATTGAGGCCCTGGACGAGCATATCAAACAGTTCCGCTTTGTCTGGGACGGCATGCCGCTGCAGCCGCAGGTGGGCGTGAGCTATTGCTATGTCCGGTCCCCGGTGAACCATCTTTATCTGGTGCTGGGTGAACTGGGCGTAGTGGCCGATCTGTCGCTCTCCTCCAACCATCCGGAAAATCTTCAGCAGCGTGGGGCTATCCATTTGCAGCGCAGCCTGAAGGATAAAGTCGCGATGATGAGCCGCCTGCAAAAGGCGCTCGATAACGACGAATTCGCCCTGCTGGTTCAACCCGTTCGCGGCCTGCGCGGCGATCGCTATCACGAAGTTCTGCTGCGGATGCCGGATATCAACGGGCTATTGATCTCCCCCGACCAGTTCCTGCCCGTCGCGCAGGAGTTTGGCCTCTCCTCGCGGGTAGATTTGTGGGTGCTGGAGCATACCCTGCGCTTCCTTGCCGCGCATCGCGAACGGCTGCCCGGCCAGCGCTTTGCTATTAATCTCGCCCCGTCGACCGTGTGTCGGGTGCAGTTCCCGCTTGAGGTCAGTCGCCTGCTGGCGAAATACGCCATTGAGCCGTGGCAGCTGATTTTTGAGGTGACGGAGTGCAGCACCTTCGGCAGCGGGGAGCAGGCGCTACATATTCTCCAGCAGCTGCAGAAAATGGGGGTACGCATTGCGATTGATGATTTTGGTACCGGGTATGCGAGCTATGCCCGGCTGAAAAGCGTGGATGCCGACATTCTCAAGATTGACGGCAGCTTTATCCGCAATATCGTCAACAACAGCCTGGACTATCAGATCGTGGCGTCTATCTGCCATCTGGCGCGCATGAAGAAGATGCTGGTGGTGGCTGAGTACGTCGAGACGGAAGAGATACGTAGCGCGGTTAACGCGCTAGGCATCGATTATGTGCAGGGCTATCTGATTGGCAGGCCGGAACCGCTTGAGTCACTGCTGGAAGCTGAGGCGTCCACCGCGGACGCCTGAGCCGTTATGCGGCGACGTCGGCGCTCTCTTCTTCGATTTTGAGCAGCCAGCCGGTAACCGCTTCCCAGTACTGCTGCTCTTTTTCCAGGTCCAGCAGGACCAGCGCGTTCTGGCTGAACCAGTCGTGCGGGAAGCTCAGCGTCCAGTGATGGTCGTCGGTTTTCAGCTTCAGCGTGGGCGGCGTGGTGGTGGCCTGGCGCTGGTTATTGAGCAGCACGCCCAGGCGCAGCAGCTGAATAAGCGGCAGGAACTGCTTCTTCTTGAACAGCGTGAAGCGCGGCAGGTCGTCGAGCTTGATGGCCTTGCGGTGATAGCGCACCAGGGTCGCCATCATGGTTTGCTGCTCCTGGTTGAAGCCGGGCAGATCGCTGTTTTGCAGAATGTAGGCCGAATGGCGATGCATCCCGCTGTGGTTGATGTTCAGCCCCACCTCGTGCAGCATCGCGGCCCATTTCAACAGCGCGGCAAGCTGCGGGTGCGCAAGCTTCGGATTCTGCTCCTCCCACTGTTCGTACATCTGCACCGTGGTTTCCAGCACGCGCTTCGCCTGTTCGCGGTCGATATTGTACTGGTTGGCCAGGCTTTGCGCGGTGCGGCTGCGGATATCCTGATGGCGGAAGCGGCCTTCCATCTCATACAGCACGCCTTCACGCAGCGCGCCGTCGGAGAGACGCAGCTCCTTAATCGCCAGCGCATCAAACACGCCGCACAGGATCGCAAGCCCCGGTACGAAGACTGATTTCCGCTCATCGGACAGGCCCGGCAGGCTCAGGGCGTCGAAGCTTTTATGCTTCAGCACCTCTTCGGTGAGCAGAGCCAGGCGTTCCGGGGTAATAATCCCGTCTTTTTCACCCATCGCCAGCAGCACTTCATGCGCGGCTTTAATCGAGCCGGACGCGCCCAGCGCCACGTTCCAGCCCTGGATACGGTACTGCCACGCCAGGTTTTCCAGCTTCTGAACGGCCGCCATACGCGCACGCTGGAAGTTCTCGCGGGTGATGATGCCGCCCGGGAAATACATCTGCGCGAAGCTGACGCAGCCCATACGGCGGCTTTCCACCAGGCGCGGCTCAAAGTCTTCGCCGATCACCAGCTCCGTTGAGCCGCCGCCGATATCGATAACCAGCTTGCGCCCTTTTTCCGGCTGGGTGTGCTCAACGCCCATGAAAATCAGACGCGCTTCCTCGTTGCCGGAGATGATTTCAATCGGGTAGGGGATCACCTTTTCAGCGCGCTTGAGGAACTCGGGGGCGTTAAGCGCCTGGCGCAGGGTGTGGGTGCCCACGATGCACACGCTGGAGGGCGAGAAGCCCTGCAGCCGTTCCGCAAACAGCGACAGGCAGTTTAACCCGCGCTCCATTGCCTCTTCGCTGAGCATGCTGCGTTCATCAAGGCCATCCGCCAGGTGTACGCGCTGCTTCAGACGACCGATGATCTGCAGCGCGCCATCCACCTCACGGGCGATGACCATGTGGAAACTGTTAGAGCCAAGATCGACCGCGGCGAATTCCTGCGGGCGAGGGGTCTTATCATTTATCGGCATAGGTTAATCGGGTTGCTCGAGTGATTTGATATAGTCGTAAATCGCCAGTTGCGACCGCACTTTGCGGCGGTTGCCGCGCGGCACATAGCGGTTACTGAGTTCTTTGTCGATATAGCGTGCTTTCACGGTATCGCTGAACAGAATCTCGATGATGTCGAGGATCTGCTGCTTCAGACGCGGATCCAGCAGCGGTGCCGCGACTTCAATTCGGTAGTCAATATTGCGCGTCATCCAGTCTGCCGATGAGAGATAGACCTGTTTATCACCCGCATTATCAAAAATATAGATCCGATCGTGTTCCAGGTAACGGTCAACAATGCTGATTACGCGAATATTGTCGCTGATGCCTTCCAGTTCCGGGATCAGCGAGCACATGCCGCGGATCAGCAGATTAACCGGTACGCCGGAGCTGGACGCCGCGTACAGCCTGTCCACCAGCCCTTTGTCGACAAGGTTGTTGAGCTTCAGCGTGATGCCGGACGACAGCCCTTTCTGGGCATTGGCGATCTCTTTATCGATCATATCGTACAGCAGGCGGCGAGAGTTCTGCGGCGAGACCAGCAGATAGTCAAAGTTCACCGGACGGTACGGGTTTTCGATAAAGTTAAAGACCCGGCGCACTTCGTTAGTGATGCGCGCATCGGCGGTTAATAGCGAGTAGTCGGTATAAATTCGCGCCGTTTTCTCGTTAAAGTTCCCGGTACCGATGTGGGCATAACGCACCACATCGTCGCCCTCTTTGCGGGAGATGAGGAACAGCTTGGCGTGAATTTTTAGCCCCGGCGCGGAGAAGATGACGTGCACACCGGCTTCCGTCAGACGGCGCGCCCAGTGAATGTTTGCCTCTTCGTCGAAGCGCGCCTGCAGCTCAACCACCACGGTGACTTTTTTGGCGTTGTGCGCCGCATGGATCATCGCGTCGATGATGCGGGAATCTTTTGCCACGCGGTAGATGTTGATTTTGATCGCCAGCACGCTCGGGTCGAACGAGGCCTGACGCAGCAGCTCCAGCACGTGCTCGAACGTGTGGTACGGATAGTAGAGCAGCACATCGCGTTCGCGGATGGCGTCGAATCCGTTGCGGAATTTATCGAACCACAGATGGCGCAGGCGCGGCAGCGGCTTGTTCACCAGATTGGCTTTGCCGACGTTCGGGAAGCCAATAAAATCTTTGAAGTTGTGGTAACGACCACCCGGTACGATGGAGTCATAGCGCGAAATGGTCAGTTTCTCGCGCAGCATTTCCACCATGGCGTCCGGCATATCGCGCTGGTAAACAAAGCGCACCGGCTCGGCCGTCAGGCGCTGTTTCAGGCTGGACGACATCAGCTCCATCAGGCTGGCTTCCATCTCGTGCACCAGGTCATATTCGGCGTCACGGGTCATCTTCATCGAGTAGGCGTTTAACGCATCGTAATCGAAGAAGCCTTTGAAGATGTCGTCCAGACAGTAGCGCAGGATGTTGTCCAGCAGGATCATTGGCTTGCGTCTGCGCGGGGTTTCCGGCGGCAGGTTCACAAAGCGCGGCACCTTGTCGGACGGGATCTCCAGCAGCGCGTAACGGATGGAATCACCGCGAATAATTTCCACCGCCAGGTAGGTGTAATCATCCTTCAGGAACTGAACCAGATCGGTTTCGCGGTTGATCAGAATCGGGGTAATGTGCTGGCGCAGGTAGTGTTTGAAGTAGTGGCGCAGCCAGTTTTGTTGGTTAACGGAAAGCTGGCGTTCGTTAATCAGGAAGATTTGATTGCGCGCCATCTCCAGCAGCAGTTCGTTATACAGGCCGTCAAATTCCTGATCGGCTTTCAGCACGCGGGACTGGATTTTGCCCAGCAGATGCCGCGAGTGCGAGTTTAAGCCCTGTTCTTCGCTGATGATGATGCGTCTTTTCAGCTCGGCAAAGCGAACCTTGTAGAACTCATCCAGGTTGTTGGAATAAATGCCCAAAAAACGCATGCGCTCGATCAGCGGGTTACTTTTGTCTGCCGCTTCCTGGAGTACACGTTCGTTAAATGCTAACCAGCTTAGCTCTTTCTCGATATATAACTTTTCCTGACCCATTACAGCTCACACTCCAGTTCAATCACAGGACGTGGTAAATCCGTCTCGTCCTTATTATGGCGAGCATTTCCACGATATGTCCAACAGTGCCAGAAAAGTATGACAGTTATTTTTTTTGTTGGGGATTTTAGAAGGTTGGAGAAGGGGATATCGGGTAATGCAATGTACAGGTCGGGTAAGCGCAGCAGCGCCACCCGACATAGCAAACTACTCTTCCGCAGCATGACCCTGCGGGGGTAACTTCACGCCGTCCAGCCAGGCTGCGCCATCGCGCATCTCGAGACGCCCGTCGACAAACCAACTGACCACCAGCGGGTAAATGGCGTGTTCCTGGGTCTGCACGCGTTCGGTCACATCTTCTTCGCTGTCGCCGTCAAAGACCGGGACTTTGGCCTGCAGGATCACCGGACCGCCGTCCAGCTCGTCGGTAACGAAATGCACGGAGGTGCCGTGCTCTTCATCGCCGTTTTCCAGAACCTGACGATGGGTGTGCAGGCCGGGATATTTCGGCAGCAGGGAAGGGTGAATATTCAGCAGACGTCCGGCGAAGTGTTCGACGAAGGTCGGGCTCAGAATACGCATATAGCCCGCCAGCACGACCACGTCCGGTGCGTAGGCGTCAATCTCATGCACCAGCTCGCGGTCAAAGGCTTCACGCCCGGCGAACTGGCTGGCTTCCAGCGCGTGCGCAGGAATGTTCGCTTCCCGCGCGCGCTCAAGGCCGAACGCGTCGGCCTTGTTGCTGAAAACTGCCCGAATGGTGCCATTGATTTTCTTCTGTTTGCAGGCGTCTATGATTGCCTGCAAATTACTTCCGTTGCCGGAAATGAGCACCACGATGTTTTTCATTCAATAACCACACGCTGTTCGGAATCGGAAGCTTTAATCGTACCGATTTTCCACGCGTTTTCACCTTTTTCAGTCAGCAGCTTAACCGCTTTATCCGCTTCGCTTGCCGGCAGGGCGATAACCATGCCCACGCCGCAGTTAAAGGTGCGGTACATTTCGTGAGAGCTCACGTTGCCTGCGGACTGCAGCCAGTTGAAGACGGCCGGCCACTGCCATGAGGATTCGTCGATCACCGCCTGGGTGTTATCCGGCAGGACGCGCGGGATGTTTTCCCAGAAGCCGCCGCCGGTCAGGTGAGCGATAGCGTGAACGTCGACGTTCTCGATAAGCTCAAGCACGTTTTTCACGTAGATGCGGGTCGGCGCCAGCAGATGGTCAGCCAGCGGTTTACCGTCAAGCTCGGTCGTCAGCGAGTCGCAGCCGCTCACTTCGAGAATTTTACGCACCAGGGAGTAGCCGTTGGAGTGCGGGCCGCTGGAGGCCAGCGCGATCAGCACATCGCCATCGGCCACTTTGCTGCCGTCGATAATTTCTGATTTTTCTACTACGCCGACGCAGAAGCCCGCGACGTCATAATCTTCGCC contains:
- a CDS encoding MFS transporter encodes the protein METPALPRRLAFTAGCNQLINWGISFYMPGTFALAIAADRGWSSPQIYLGLTLAMLVMAAVSPFVARLLARFGGQTVVMSGTLLIAASCAGMAYTQTLFGWYCAWLLCGVGMRLSLYDALFAALVNLYGQQARRTISRVTLAGGLASAVFWPLGDALLQMMSWQEALRVYALFGLLSAALIRTLPRQRLTVTTKVTAPPLNNERRNGWLYAAFIALITFVSNGTSTHLPEFIAHFGLPVAIGMLWGIGQTGARSLEVLAGARLTPFKLTLFTALAMPLCFLVGLSSSLFVWCAAGFVLGYGAINGLVTIVKATLPLELFSTESYARRTGMLLIPGQLMAAASPFAYAWLNKTLGIAGAMWVSTGLTVVIAGLAIAIVRRPGRKSVSHCIQNPALTNGYKTPPPANISDT
- a CDS encoding LysR family transcriptional regulator; translated protein: MTTLNLGYLATFRLVIQRGSFSAAADVLGISQPAVSLQIRQLEQFLQTRLVERTGRGIKATAAGQALLAHGERIQQAVDDAIRSVSAFSHDVSGTITLGTGATACIHLLPPLLEKLRRDYPLLSVGVTTGNTLDIVRAIEENRLDMGLVTLPVSGRALDVMPVMDEEFVFIASREQQEAFRAFTPEALHAQPLIAFESGSGTRALIDGWFAASGLAIAPAMQLGSIEAIKRMVRAGLGYSIVPRMAVKQDVDREGLCVMSLTPVLQRQLAVVMRQDKILSKGIAGIIRIVQNHPAA
- a CDS encoding YfgG family protein codes for the protein MRKRHQFNTRMTRIILLISFLFFFGRFVYSSIGAWYHHQDKTQSQQSSLTVDTADR
- a CDS encoding sensor domain-containing phosphodiesterase encodes the protein MNILAFLKKNENRWWALPLILPVVLLPVLSIANTFTQLGDGIVALYYLPLSFLLSLMMFFGLEALPGIVLSLFIRYYPSVGMFETVAGVLHFIVPLVLSWGGYRVFAPRRNMTAYGDIRLMAQRIFWQAFCPATLFLVLFQFAVYLGVYESRQSLAGLNPLNIRTLINYQTLLVSGLTGVPLSYLLIRLIRHPRYLKSLISQIRSQIDKKVTIVEFLVWAIALGGLLSLLLLPMNENSSIFTTNYTLSLLMPVMLWGAMRFGYKLVSLIWIPVLLVSIHYFYRYIPVNQGYDIQLAITSSSYLVFSFVVIYMSMLATRQRAVNKRSRRLALLDPVVHMPNLRALSRELAKNPWSALCLLRIPELEILGRNYGVLLRIQYKQQLAQWVNGTLQPNEQVYHLTGYDMAVRLNAESHQQRIEALDEHIKQFRFVWDGMPLQPQVGVSYCYVRSPVNHLYLVLGELGVVADLSLSSNHPENLQQRGAIHLQRSLKDKVAMMSRLQKALDNDEFALLVQPVRGLRGDRYHEVLLRMPDINGLLISPDQFLPVAQEFGLSSRVDLWVLEHTLRFLAAHRERLPGQRFAINLAPSTVCRVQFPLEVSRLLAKYAIEPWQLIFEVTECSTFGSGEQALHILQQLQKMGVRIAIDDFGTGYASYARLKSVDADILKIDGSFIRNIVNNSLDYQIVASICHLARMKKMLVVAEYVETEEIRSAVNALGIDYVQGYLIGRPEPLESLLEAEASTADA
- the ppx gene encoding exopolyphosphatase; the encoded protein is MPINDKTPRPQEFAAVDLGSNSFHMVIAREVDGALQIIGRLKQRVHLADGLDERSMLSEEAMERGLNCLSLFAERLQGFSPSSVCIVGTHTLRQALNAPEFLKRAEKVIPYPIEIISGNEEARLIFMGVEHTQPEKGRKLVIDIGGGSTELVIGEDFEPRLVESRRMGCVSFAQMYFPGGIITRENFQRARMAAVQKLENLAWQYRIQGWNVALGASGSIKAAHEVLLAMGEKDGIITPERLALLTEEVLKHKSFDALSLPGLSDERKSVFVPGLAILCGVFDALAIKELRLSDGALREGVLYEMEGRFRHQDIRSRTAQSLANQYNIDREQAKRVLETTVQMYEQWEEQNPKLAHPQLAALLKWAAMLHEVGLNINHSGMHRHSAYILQNSDLPGFNQEQQTMMATLVRYHRKAIKLDDLPRFTLFKKKQFLPLIQLLRLGVLLNNQRQATTTPPTLKLKTDDHHWTLSFPHDWFSQNALVLLDLEKEQQYWEAVTGWLLKIEEESADVAA
- the ppk1 gene encoding polyphosphate kinase 1 codes for the protein MGQEKLYIEKELSWLAFNERVLQEAADKSNPLIERMRFLGIYSNNLDEFYKVRFAELKRRIIISEEQGLNSHSRHLLGKIQSRVLKADQEFDGLYNELLLEMARNQIFLINERQLSVNQQNWLRHYFKHYLRQHITPILINRETDLVQFLKDDYTYLAVEIIRGDSIRYALLEIPSDKVPRFVNLPPETPRRRKPMILLDNILRYCLDDIFKGFFDYDALNAYSMKMTRDAEYDLVHEMEASLMELMSSSLKQRLTAEPVRFVYQRDMPDAMVEMLREKLTISRYDSIVPGGRYHNFKDFIGFPNVGKANLVNKPLPRLRHLWFDKFRNGFDAIRERDVLLYYPYHTFEHVLELLRQASFDPSVLAIKINIYRVAKDSRIIDAMIHAAHNAKKVTVVVELQARFDEEANIHWARRLTEAGVHVIFSAPGLKIHAKLFLISRKEGDDVVRYAHIGTGNFNEKTARIYTDYSLLTADARITNEVRRVFNFIENPYRPVNFDYLLVSPQNSRRLLYDMIDKEIANAQKGLSSGITLKLNNLVDKGLVDRLYAASSSGVPVNLLIRGMCSLIPELEGISDNIRVISIVDRYLEHDRIYIFDNAGDKQVYLSSADWMTRNIDYRIEVAAPLLDPRLKQQILDIIEILFSDTVKARYIDKELSNRYVPRGNRRKVRSQLAIYDYIKSLEQPD
- the purN gene encoding phosphoribosylglycinamide formyltransferase is translated as MKNIVVLISGNGSNLQAIIDACKQKKINGTIRAVFSNKADAFGLERAREANIPAHALEASQFAGREAFDRELVHEIDAYAPDVVVLAGYMRILSPTFVEHFAGRLLNIHPSLLPKYPGLHTHRQVLENGDEEHGTSVHFVTDELDGGPVILQAKVPVFDGDSEEDVTERVQTQEHAIYPLVVSWFVDGRLEMRDGAAWLDGVKLPPQGHAAEE
- the purM gene encoding phosphoribosylformylglycinamidine cyclo-ligase, producing MTNKTSLSYKDAGVDIDAGNALVDRIKGVVKKTRRPEVMGGLGGFGALCALPQKYREPVLVSGTDGVGTKLRLAMDLKRHDTIGIDLVAMCVNDLVVQGAEPLFFLDYYATGKLDVDTAASVINGIAEGCLQSGCALVGGETAEMPGMYHGEDYDVAGFCVGVVEKSEIIDGSKVADGDVLIALASSGPHSNGYSLVRKILEVSGCDSLTTELDGKPLADHLLAPTRIYVKNVLELIENVDVHAIAHLTGGGFWENIPRVLPDNTQAVIDESSWQWPAVFNWLQSAGNVSSHEMYRTFNCGVGMVIALPASEADKAVKLLTEKGENAWKIGTIKASDSEQRVVIE